The following proteins are encoded in a genomic region of Oncorhynchus gorbuscha isolate QuinsamMale2020 ecotype Even-year linkage group LG11, OgorEven_v1.0, whole genome shotgun sequence:
- the LOC124048077 gene encoding putative protein TPRXL encodes MTCAVFPNPGPSVPPTDHKTDPPVPPEYPQQYTGPVLQYPHSTPNSTQDRSSSTPNRPQDRSSSTPRVPPTVHQNRSSSTPNRPILQYPQSTPNNTQDRSSRTPNRPQDRSSSTPNRPQDRSSSTPNSRQDQSSSTPNSTQDRSSSTPNRPQDRSSSTPRVPPTVHQNRSSSTPNRPILQYPQSTPNST; translated from the exons ATGACAtgtgcagtgtttcccaaccctggtccttcaGTACCCCCAACAGACCACAAGAccgatcctccagtacccccagagtacccccaacagtacacaggaccggtcctccagtacccccatagtacccccaacagtacacag gaccggtcctccagtacccccaacagaccACAAGACCgatcctccagtacccctagagtacccccaacagtacatcAGAaccggtcctccagtacccccaacagaccgatcctccagtacccccagagTACCCCCAACAATACACAGGACCGGTCCTCCAGAACCCCCAACAGACCACAAGaccggtcctccagtacccccaacagaccACAAGaccggtcctccagtacccccaacagtagacaggaccagtcctccagtacccccaacagtacacaggaccggtcctccagtacccccaacagaccACAAGACCgatcctccagtacccctagagtacccccaacagtacatcAGAaccggtcctccagtacccccaacagaccgatcctccagtacc